Proteins encoded by one window of Candidatus Melainabacteria bacterium:
- the rbsK gene encoding ribokinase gives MGKVVVVGSLSQDLVAKAPRFPQKGETLRGLEFGMFAGGKGNNQSMAAARAGAEVSLVGRVGNDSFGQMLIDTLRRNHVDAQRVIQDPEVGTGIAHITVTAEGENAIVIVQQANLRLSPADVEAARATISAAKVLLLQLEVPLETDIAAAKVARAAGTIVAFNPAPAPDDGVLPSELLHNVDIITPNQTEAQQLTGIVVSDITSATEAARKLKACGPKIVIITMGEQGAFVYDETICELIPSFPVHAIDTTAAGDAFCGSLAAALARGEDLRTAVRWACAGGALATTKMGAEPSLPDGEEIKKLVLSAAIH, from the coding sequence ATGGGGAAAGTCGTCGTTGTAGGCAGTCTCAGTCAGGATTTAGTAGCCAAGGCGCCGCGCTTTCCTCAGAAGGGCGAAACCTTGCGTGGTCTGGAATTCGGCATGTTTGCCGGTGGCAAGGGTAACAATCAGTCCATGGCTGCTGCCAGGGCCGGTGCGGAAGTGTCGCTTGTCGGCAGAGTCGGTAACGATAGTTTTGGGCAGATGTTGATTGATACGTTGCGGAGAAATCACGTCGATGCTCAGCGTGTAATTCAAGACCCTGAGGTTGGAACAGGTATCGCACACATTACCGTCACTGCTGAGGGCGAAAATGCAATCGTAATTGTGCAGCAAGCGAACTTGCGTTTATCTCCGGCTGATGTGGAGGCCGCCAGGGCAACCATTTCTGCTGCTAAGGTTCTGTTGCTGCAGTTAGAGGTGCCACTCGAGACTGACATCGCTGCCGCTAAAGTGGCTCGCGCCGCCGGCACCATTGTCGCTTTCAATCCCGCTCCAGCTCCTGACGATGGCGTCTTGCCGAGCGAGCTTTTGCACAATGTCGATATCATCACTCCCAATCAAACAGAGGCGCAGCAATTAACTGGAATTGTCGTGTCGGATATTACATCCGCCACGGAAGCGGCGAGGAAGCTCAAGGCGTGTGGACCGAAGATTGTCATCATTACGATGGGTGAGCAAGGCGCTTTTGTCTATGACGAAACGATATGCGAGTTGATTCCTTCCTTCCCCGTCCATGCAATTGATACAACTGCTGCAGGAGATGCCTTTTGCGGCAGTCTTGCAGCGGCACTTGCTCGCGGTGAAGATCTGCGCACAGCTGTTCGTTGGGCTTGTGCCGGGGGCGCACTGGCTACTACGAAGATGGGTGCTGAACCTTCTTTGCCTGACGGTGAGGAAATCAAGAAACTTGTCCTCAGTGCCGCCATTCACTGA
- a CDS encoding histone deacetylase, which produces MSNLVLVRDPKFQQHLTPELHPESPQRLAAIDTAFHKSSVEHNIDEMKPRLAEEDEIAAVHNPAYIEDLYKGSLKVKKGEFFQLDGDTFMSPETYDTAKLAAGAGLTGVDAVAEHGFLSSFVAVRPPGHHALYAAPMGFCLFNNVAIAVRYAQRKLDLKRVLIIDWDVHHGNGTQDLFYDDPSVCFISFHQYPFWPPETGWYAEDGAREGKGFNINIPLPAGTGDRGYFKAWDEIVKPVCLEYQPEMIFLSAGYDAHQDDPLGQQRVTTAGYAMMSQRLQDIARQIGCKVVCFLEGGYNTTSLSASAVATMRVLNATTADDSARVHMSYLMPTTTGQESISADRNLLLVDERVVDIRKHLSKYWHSLR; this is translated from the coding sequence ATGTCAAATCTTGTCTTGGTTCGAGATCCAAAGTTTCAGCAACACCTTACGCCAGAACTGCATCCGGAGTCGCCGCAGCGTCTTGCGGCGATTGATACGGCCTTTCATAAAAGCTCTGTAGAGCACAACATAGATGAGATGAAGCCTCGTCTCGCTGAAGAAGATGAGATTGCAGCCGTGCACAATCCCGCCTACATAGAGGATTTGTACAAGGGGTCGTTGAAAGTGAAGAAAGGCGAGTTCTTCCAGCTCGACGGCGATACTTTTATGAGTCCGGAAACTTATGATACGGCAAAGTTGGCGGCTGGTGCTGGTTTGACCGGTGTGGACGCGGTGGCGGAACACGGTTTCTTGAGTTCCTTTGTGGCCGTGCGTCCCCCTGGTCATCATGCACTCTATGCAGCTCCAATGGGCTTTTGTTTGTTCAATAATGTTGCCATTGCTGTCAGGTATGCCCAGCGGAAGCTTGATTTGAAGCGTGTTTTGATTATCGACTGGGATGTTCATCACGGCAATGGCACCCAGGATTTATTCTATGATGATCCCTCCGTCTGCTTTATCTCGTTTCATCAATATCCATTCTGGCCGCCTGAGACGGGATGGTATGCAGAAGATGGTGCCCGGGAGGGAAAGGGATTCAATATCAACATTCCTTTACCTGCAGGTACTGGCGATCGGGGTTATTTCAAAGCCTGGGACGAAATTGTCAAACCGGTTTGTCTCGAGTATCAACCCGAGATGATCTTTCTTTCCGCCGGCTACGATGCACATCAAGACGATCCGCTCGGGCAGCAGAGAGTGACTACGGCCGGTTATGCAATGATGTCTCAGCGTTTGCAGGATATTGCCAGGCAGATTGGCTGTAAAGTCGTTTGTTTCCTCGAGGGCGGCTATAACACGACGTCTTTGTCGGCGTCTGCTGTTGCCACAATGCGTGTTTTGAATGCCACCACTGCTGATGACAGCGCCCGCGTGCATATGTCGTATCTGATGCCGACGACGACAGGGCAGGAGTCTATAAGTGCTGACAGGAACTTGCTTCTCGTCGACGAACGTGTGGTTGACATCAGAAAGCATCTATCCAAGTATTGGCATTCTTTGAGATAG
- a CDS encoding tetratricopeptide repeat protein, which yields MTTSIHDIPILELQQMAAEAQQSGNLAQAKSIYICLIAAIKSKDGPRSDRLANNFFQLAEVYGQEKNFTGAQTLYERAIEIWLHSTDEQAQNMVKEASKRLRILSELESGRVLREERKINISSTDRQDVA from the coding sequence ATGACCACGTCAATTCACGACATTCCGATACTCGAGCTTCAGCAGATGGCGGCCGAAGCTCAACAGAGCGGAAATCTGGCGCAAGCCAAAAGCATTTACATCTGTTTGATTGCAGCAATTAAGAGCAAAGACGGTCCCCGAAGCGATCGCCTGGCCAATAATTTTTTTCAGCTCGCCGAGGTCTACGGACAGGAAAAGAACTTCACCGGAGCGCAAACTTTGTACGAAAGAGCCATAGAAATCTGGCTTCACTCAACCGACGAACAGGCACAAAATATGGTGAAAGAGGCATCGAAACGCCTCCGCATCCTCTCAGAACTGGAGTCGGGACGAGTGTTGCGAGAAGAACGGAAGATCAACATATCGTCGACCGATCGTCAGGATGTTGCCTGA
- a CDS encoding flavodoxin translates to MGKLFYGTQTGTTTAVAEQIQSVFGPLVTEVHGIWTAKAEDFAACDFLILGGSTWGDGELTDDWLDFWPQLDRIDFSGVKVALFALGDQYGYGHNFVSAMKIMYDKIKSKGGIIIADQITTEGFDYSHSDSVVGGKFVGLVVDEVNEPEKTADRIRVWAEQVKRALGLVSI, encoded by the coding sequence ATGGGCAAACTTTTCTATGGCACGCAAACCGGCACGACTACTGCCGTTGCTGAACAGATACAGTCGGTATTTGGTCCACTTGTAACTGAGGTGCACGGTATTTGGACGGCTAAAGCCGAGGACTTCGCTGCCTGCGATTTCCTGATTTTGGGAGGTTCGACCTGGGGCGACGGCGAGTTGACTGATGATTGGCTCGACTTCTGGCCACAGCTGGACAGAATAGATTTCAGTGGCGTAAAAGTGGCTCTATTCGCCCTTGGAGATCAATACGGTTACGGTCATAATTTCGTCAGTGCGATGAAAATTATGTACGACAAGATCAAGTCAAAAGGCGGCATCATAATCGCCGATCAGATCACAACTGAGGGCTTCGATTATTCACATTCAGATTCAGTTGTGGGCGGAAAGTTTGTCGGCCTGGTTGTAGACGAAGTGAACGAACCAGAAAAAACTGCAGATCGCATCCGTGTCTGGGCTGAACAAGTTAAACGCGCTCTCGGTCTGGTCAGCATTTAA
- a CDS encoding OmpA family protein, with protein MPSTSKLLRNTILAVLVLQALTGVSASAQNVDKINKWFDAQKGKTYQIQTPGAVQNVPGKVQASGNIQSPGNIQKPGNIQIPRGIKAIKQSDEGKCEHRYVVGADALFDFDKAFLNPKAEQTLKALGPMLAKEQRYEIKVEGHTDGIGSDEYNQDLSERRANAVQFWLVDNKFIKAATVIGFGKKHPIAPNTKKDGSDNPAGRQLNRRVEVVVDRCKAEDVSQK; from the coding sequence ATGCCATCGACGTCTAAGCTATTAAGAAACACCATTCTTGCAGTGCTGGTTTTACAAGCACTGACAGGCGTCTCTGCCTCTGCGCAGAACGTGGACAAGATCAACAAGTGGTTTGATGCTCAGAAAGGCAAGACCTATCAAATTCAAACTCCAGGGGCCGTTCAGAACGTGCCCGGTAAAGTGCAGGCGAGCGGCAACATCCAGAGCCCCGGGAATATCCAGAAGCCGGGTAACATCCAGATTCCCCGCGGGATAAAGGCGATTAAGCAGTCAGATGAAGGTAAATGTGAGCATCGGTATGTGGTTGGCGCGGATGCTCTCTTCGACTTCGATAAGGCGTTTCTTAACCCCAAAGCGGAGCAAACGCTGAAAGCTCTTGGTCCGATGCTTGCAAAGGAGCAGCGCTACGAAATCAAGGTTGAGGGGCATACTGACGGCATCGGGAGCGATGAATACAATCAAGACTTGAGTGAGAGACGTGCCAATGCAGTTCAATTTTGGCTTGTGGACAACAAGTTCATAAAGGCGGCCACCGTCATTGGATTCGGTAAAAAACATCCGATTGCGCCCAATACAAAGAAGGACGGCAGCGATAATCCTGCCGGACGCCAGCTGAATCGTCGCGTTGAAGTAGTCGTAGATCGTTGCAAGGCGGAAGACGTTTCGCAGAAATAA
- a CDS encoding BtpA/SgcQ family protein, with protein sequence MADRAIRGSKVLEELFATKKPVIGVIHLLPLPGSARWDGHIEPVLLRAEQEAAALATGGVNGIIIENFFDAPFAKNRIDTATACAMTLAVKRINAICDLPIGVNCLRNDGFSALAIAAACGAQFIRVNILTGAMLTDQGIIEGEAHELHLYRRRLLAHKQVKIFADVMVKHASPLSVDADIKLMAKDTVARGLADAIIVSGTGTGSAPDMSDLEKVRQALPDTPILIGSGTDTDNAPALLSVADGVIVASSLKRQGILENPVDVERVRTLVKAIRA encoded by the coding sequence ATGGCTGATAGAGCTATCCGAGGGAGCAAAGTGCTCGAAGAATTATTCGCAACCAAGAAACCCGTAATCGGTGTCATACATCTGCTGCCACTGCCCGGTTCAGCACGCTGGGACGGTCATATAGAGCCGGTTTTGCTGCGCGCCGAGCAGGAAGCCGCAGCGCTGGCAACAGGCGGCGTCAACGGCATCATCATCGAGAATTTCTTCGACGCACCGTTTGCTAAAAACCGCATCGATACCGCAACAGCATGCGCCATGACTCTGGCTGTCAAACGTATCAATGCCATCTGCGACCTGCCCATCGGTGTAAACTGCCTGCGCAACGACGGTTTTAGCGCCCTGGCAATAGCAGCGGCTTGTGGCGCACAGTTCATCAGAGTGAACATCCTCACAGGCGCGATGTTGACCGATCAAGGCATCATCGAAGGAGAGGCGCATGAGTTGCACCTCTACCGCAGACGGTTGTTAGCGCATAAACAAGTGAAAATTTTCGCAGATGTAATGGTCAAACACGCTTCACCCCTGTCAGTCGATGCAGACATCAAACTAATGGCTAAAGACACTGTGGCGCGCGGACTGGCAGATGCCATCATAGTCAGTGGCACAGGCACGGGTTCCGCGCCAGACATGTCAGACCTTGAAAAGGTTCGTCAGGCGCTTCCGGATACACCAATTTTGATAGGCAGCGGCACAGACACTGACAATGCGCCAGCCTTGCTCTCTGTTGCAGACGGTGTGATCGTGGCGAGCAGCCTCAAGCGTCAGGGCATATTGGAGAACCCGGTCGACGTAGAAAGAGTGCGCACGCTGGTGAAAGCAATTCGCGCTTGA
- a CDS encoding DUF4388 domain-containing protein, whose translation MQLTGELSKVSLPNLIQLVRNGELTGKIAFLNGARTATLYFDRGSIIHAEADGIFGKDALMELFLWASGSFSFMEDPLLNVDRTLNPFLPEESTDRLLREGMAYLEQKKYLDQLRISGQTILKVTDQARRAPKPLLAIALPILERVDGQRTLAQALADFRMTRREYVQAVYACLAEGLAVVVEAAVQPNQEQITLPPWVIARLKQDNVNISQAIVDMVIWVDRVKCWMYQVDSDFGRIIAELAKSEGSIDSAEDFFKELGQDSADYQGPFFGESMPGGVAVDSPAADIGAQISQQSKPSVEF comes from the coding sequence ATGCAACTCACCGGTGAGCTGTCAAAAGTTAGCCTTCCGAACCTGATTCAGCTTGTGCGCAATGGCGAGCTGACCGGCAAAATCGCATTTCTCAACGGTGCTCGAACCGCCACTCTCTACTTCGACCGCGGTTCCATTATTCACGCGGAAGCAGACGGTATTTTCGGCAAGGACGCTCTCATGGAGCTTTTCTTGTGGGCGAGTGGGTCGTTTTCGTTTATGGAAGATCCGCTTCTCAACGTCGACCGTACTCTCAATCCCTTTCTGCCTGAAGAGTCTACAGATCGGCTGCTCAGGGAGGGCATGGCTTATCTCGAGCAGAAGAAGTATCTCGATCAGCTGCGCATCAGCGGTCAAACCATACTTAAAGTCACCGATCAGGCGCGCCGCGCCCCTAAACCTCTCTTGGCTATTGCTTTGCCCATTCTCGAAAGAGTGGACGGGCAGCGCACCCTGGCTCAGGCTCTGGCTGATTTCAGGATGACTCGCCGGGAGTATGTGCAAGCTGTCTACGCCTGTCTTGCTGAAGGATTGGCTGTGGTCGTAGAAGCAGCCGTGCAACCCAACCAGGAGCAGATCACTTTGCCTCCGTGGGTAATTGCCAGATTGAAACAAGATAACGTCAACATTTCGCAAGCTATTGTCGATATGGTGATCTGGGTGGATCGCGTCAAGTGCTGGATGTATCAGGTTGATTCTGATTTTGGTCGCATAATTGCGGAGTTGGCTAAGAGCGAAGGCTCGATTGATTCCGCTGAAGATTTCTTCAAAGAGTTGGGTCAGGATTCAGCTGATTATCAGGGTCCGTTTTTCGGCGAGTCTATGCCCGGTGGAGTGGCGGTCGACAGCCCTGCGGCCGATATCGGTGCGCAGATCTCTCAACAGTCAAAACCGTCTGTTGAATTTTGA
- a CDS encoding proline--tRNA ligase: MEEGDGEKDSSRAKWYTDTIMQSELADYAPVKGCMVIRPYGYALWEHIQKALDGMIKETGHQNAYFPLLIPESFIAKEKQHVEGFSHEFAVVTHGGGKKLEEPLIVRPTSETIINHMFAKWVQSWRDLPLLINQWANVVRWEMRTRLFLRTLEFLWQEGHTAHATADEAEEEAKKMLEVYRTLAEDWLALPVLTGEKTARERFAGADRTYCIEALMRDGKALQAGTSHFLGQNFAKAFDIKFQSPEGGLEYAWQTSWGVSTRLVGAIVLGHGDDKGLVLPPKIAPIQVVIVPIYKTDAEKETVLAKCHQIAQDLKEVARVHVDNRDNLTPGFKFNHWEQKGVPMRLNIGPKDVANNVVEIARRDTGEKIRGVSQAGLTNEVAGLLVAIQKNIFEKALEFRKQNTSTASDYDQFKKLIAEKGGFVEVYWDGSGEDEGKIKDETKATIRCIPFKQDHPEGKCMLTGRPTSRRAVFARAY, encoded by the coding sequence ATGGAGGAAGGCGACGGCGAGAAGGACTCAAGCCGTGCCAAATGGTATACCGACACAATTATGCAATCCGAGCTCGCCGATTACGCCCCCGTCAAGGGCTGCATGGTGATCCGACCGTACGGTTACGCACTCTGGGAGCACATCCAGAAAGCGCTCGACGGCATGATCAAAGAAACCGGACACCAGAACGCCTACTTCCCGCTTCTCATCCCAGAGTCTTTTATCGCCAAAGAGAAGCAGCACGTTGAAGGTTTTTCGCATGAGTTCGCCGTAGTCACACACGGCGGCGGAAAGAAGCTGGAAGAGCCTTTGATTGTGCGGCCGACATCAGAAACCATCATCAATCACATGTTCGCAAAATGGGTGCAGTCCTGGCGCGATCTGCCACTTTTGATCAATCAGTGGGCTAACGTCGTGCGCTGGGAAATGCGCACCAGACTATTTCTGCGTACACTGGAGTTTCTCTGGCAGGAAGGACACACCGCCCATGCCACCGCCGATGAAGCAGAAGAAGAAGCCAAGAAAATGCTCGAGGTATATCGCACTCTGGCTGAAGATTGGCTGGCACTGCCAGTTCTCACTGGCGAAAAAACAGCCCGGGAAAGATTCGCCGGTGCCGACCGCACTTATTGCATCGAAGCATTGATGCGCGACGGAAAGGCTCTGCAAGCCGGTACTTCGCACTTCCTCGGTCAAAACTTCGCCAAAGCTTTCGACATCAAATTCCAGAGCCCTGAAGGCGGATTGGAATACGCATGGCAGACCTCCTGGGGAGTCTCGACCCGTCTGGTTGGCGCAATTGTGCTCGGGCACGGCGACGATAAGGGTCTTGTGCTGCCGCCGAAGATTGCTCCTATCCAGGTCGTCATCGTGCCTATCTACAAAACAGATGCTGAGAAAGAGACGGTTCTGGCAAAATGCCACCAGATCGCTCAGGACTTGAAAGAAGTAGCGCGCGTTCACGTCGACAACCGAGACAACCTGACACCAGGGTTCAAGTTCAATCACTGGGAGCAGAAAGGCGTGCCTATGCGCTTGAACATCGGTCCTAAAGACGTGGCCAACAACGTCGTAGAAATCGCTCGCCGCGACACAGGCGAGAAGATTCGCGGCGTCAGCCAGGCTGGTCTGACCAACGAAGTGGCCGGGTTGCTTGTAGCAATACAGAAAAACATTTTCGAGAAAGCTCTCGAATTCCGCAAACAGAATACGTCAACTGCCTCAGACTACGATCAGTTCAAAAAACTGATCGCTGAAAAAGGCGGTTTCGTTGAAGTCTACTGGGATGGCAGCGGCGAAGACGAAGGAAAGATCAAAGACGAGACAAAAGCAACGATACGCTGCATTCCGTTTAAACAAGATCATCCGGAAGGCA